In Anolis carolinensis isolate JA03-04 unplaced genomic scaffold, rAnoCar3.1.pri scaffold_14, whole genome shotgun sequence, the following proteins share a genomic window:
- the LOC134294412 gene encoding splicing factor 3A subunit 2-like, translating into PSIHLPIHPSIHPSIHPSTYPSICPPIHLPIHPSIHPSIYLSIHPPIHPSIHLPIHPSIHPSIHPSIYPSTHPSIHPSTHPSIHPSIHPSIHPSIHPSTHPSTHLPIHPSIYPSIHPSIHPSTHPSIHPSIHLSTHPSTYPSIHPSIHLPIHPSIYPSIHPSTYPSIHLSTYPSIHPPIHPSVHPSIYLSIHPSIHLPIHPSIHLPIHPSIHLPIYPSIHPPIHPSIYPSIHPSIYLSIHPSVYLSIHPSIHPSIHPSTYSSICPPIHLPIHPSFHPSICLPIYPSIHPSIYLSIHLSTHPSIYPSIYPSIHPSSYLSIHPSIQPASYLSIHLSTHPSTHPSIHPSIHPSPINPSVHPSIHPSTHPSIYPSVYLSIHLSTHPSTHPSIHPSIHPSIYPSIHPSIYPPIHLPIHPSIHLSIHPSIYPSIHLPIHPSVHPSVHPSIYPSIHPSIYLSIHLSTHPSMHLSIDLPLHTSI; encoded by the coding sequence ccatccatccacctacctatccatccatctatccatccatccatccatccatctacctacccatccatctgtccacccatccatctacctatccatccatccatccacccatccatctacctatccatccatccacccatccatccatccatccatctacccatccatccatccatccatccatccatccatccatccatctacccatctacccatccatccatccatccatctacccatccatccatccatccatccatccacccatctatccatccatccatccatccatccacccatccatctacccatctacccatccatccatccatctacccatccatccatccatccatccatccatctacccatccatccatccatccatccatccatctgtccacccatccatctacctatccatccatccatccatccatccatctacccatccatccatccatctacccatccatccatccatctacctatccatccatccatctgtctacctatccatccatccatccacctatccatccatctgtccacccatccatctacctatccatccatccatccatccatctacccatccatccatccatccatctacccatccatccatccatccatctacccatctacccatccatccatccacccatccatccatccatctacccatccatccatccatccatctacctatccatccatccatctgtctacctatccatccatccatccatccatccatccatccatccatccacctattcATCCATCTGTCCacccatccatctacctatccatccatccttccatccatccatctgtctacctatttatccatctatccacccatccatctacctatccatccatctgtccacccatccatctatctatccatccatctatccatccatccatccatccagctacctatccatccatccatccatccagccagccagctacctatccatccatctgtccacccatccatctacccacccatccatccatccatctatccatccatctcctatcaatccatctgtccatccatccatccatccatctacccatccatccatctatccatccgtctacctatccatccatctgtccacccatccatctacccatccatccatccatccatctatccacccatccatctacccatccatccatccatccatctatccacccatccatctacccatccatccatccatccatctatccatccatccatccatctacccatccatccatctacctatccatccatctgtccacccatctgtccacccatccatctacccatccatccatccatccatctacctatccatccatctgtccacccatccatctatgCATCTGTCTATCGACCTACCTCTCCATACATCCATCTAA